Within the Synergistaceae bacterium genome, the region TCGAGTCCCCGCTCTTCCAAGGGAGGGAGATCTATCCTGACGACCTCGACCAGCACACTGTGCTTCCATTCGTCTTTTTGTCGCAGGCGGCGCTGGAGCTGGGCGAGGCGGCGAGATGGACGCCCGACATATTGCACTGCCACGACTGGGGCACCGCGCCCCTGATCACGTCCCTGATGTGGCACAGGCACTACCGGACGAGGCGGTCCGAGTTCGAGACGGTCTTCACGATACACAACCTCGCGCACCAGGGATTCCTCCCTCTGCACTCCCCGCGCGACTGGGGACTGGACGAGGACGCCTTCACGGTCGATGCGCTGGAGTTCTACGGGATGACCAACCTGATGAAGGGAGCGATAGCGGGCGCCTCCGCCGTGACCACCGTCAGCCCCTCCTACGCGCGCGAGATCCAGACCGACGAGGGGGGCGCGGGGCTCGGCGGGCTGCTGAGAAGCCATGGCTTCAAGGTCAGGGGCATCCTGAACGGACTCGACGGCGATGCCTGGAATCCGGCCAGGGATCCTCTCATCCCCGCCAACTACTCGATGAGCAACATGGCGGGCAAGAAGAAGTGCAAGAGGGCCCTTCTCGAGAGGTGCGGCTGGAAGGACGACGGACGTCCTGTCTTCGTGTCGGTGGGGCGAATGGTGGATCAGAAGGGGTTCGACATATTCATACCGGCCATGGGGGATATGATGGACAGGGGGTGCAGGCTCTTCATAGTTGGGAGCGGTCAGCCCGAGTACGAGGGGGCCCTCCGGAGCCTGTCCGAGAGTCGCCCGGATTCGATCTCGGCCTTCATCGGCTACGACGAGGGGATCGCCCACCTTGCTTACGCAGGGGGGGATTTCTTCCTGATGCCGTCGAAGTTCGAGCCGTGCGGCCTGTCGCAGCTCATATCCCTACTGTACGGGACCCCGCCCGTGGCCCGCTCGGTGGGAGGATTGGCGGACACTGTCTTCGAGCATGGCTCCCCGGGCGGCAACGGCTTTCTGTTCTTCGACTACTCCACCGGTGCTTTCGTCACGGCAGTTGATAAGGCCCTCCGCCTCTTCCACGACGACCCGAGGGGCTATCGGGCCCTGCAGAGGGTGGGAATGGAGGCGGACTACTCGTGGGACAACTCGGCGCCATTGTACGTGGACATGTACCGTTCGATACTGCCCGGTGCGGGCGACTCCGCGGATTGAAGTCGCCCGCCCGTCTTGAAACAGATTGACGACACCATATAAATGAGGAGGGGAAAGACCATGCAGTCCGGGAAATACGGTCGAATACTGGGAATGGTACTGGCCGGCGGTAAAGGCGAGCGCCTGATGCCGCTCACCAAGTACAGGGCGAAACCGGCGGTCCACTTCGCGGCCAAATACCGAATCGTGGATTTCGCTCTTTCCAACCTCGTCAACAGCGGCGTTTTCGCTATCTACGTGCTTGTTCAGTTCAAGAGCCAGTCGCTGAACGAGCATATCGAGAGGGGATGGCAGTTCGGCGGGGCCCTAAGGGGACGCGACTACTTCATAACCCTCGTCCCGGCGCAGATGTGGCGGGGCGAACACTGGTTCCAGGGAACGGCCGACGCTGTCTATCAGAACCTGCACCTGGTGACACTCTTCGACGCGGACAGGATTTGCATATTCGCCGCGGACCACGTCTACAAGATGGACGTGGACCAGATGATCGAGTACCACATCGACAAGCAGGCGGACGTCACCGTCGCCGCTAACGTTGTCCCGTCGTCGGAGGCCTCGGCCTTTGGCTGCATAGAGACGGACGACACCGGCAGGATCGTCGGCTTCGTGGAGAAGCCGGAGTTCCCGCCCGAAATCCCGGGGAAGCCCGGCTTCTCGTACGTCTCGATGGGGAACTACATCTTCGAGCGGGAGATACTGGAGGAGTCGCTGATCGAGGACGCCCACCAGCCCACCAGCCACGACTTCGGGCGGGACATAATCCCGAAGCTGGTGCCGGGGGCTAGGGTCTTCGCCTACGACTTCTCGACCAATGCCCTGCCCGGCAGGCTCTCGGTGCACTGGAGGGAGGACAAGCCCTACTGGCGCGACGTGGGGACGATCAAGACCTACTGGGAGGCCCACATGGAGCTGCTTGACTTCGAGTCCGAGATGACCTTCTACAACCCCCAGTGGCCGGTCAGGACCGTGTCGTACGCCGACCCGCCGTCCTACGTCTGCCCGGTGGAGGGCCGAGCCTGCCACGTGCAGAGCACCCTGGCCGCAGAGGGAAGCCGCGTACTGGCCGCAAGGGTGGAGTCGTCGGTCCTGTCCAGGAACAGCGCCGTGATGCCGGGCGCCTCCGTGGAGCAGTCGATAATCGGCGAGGGCGTCGTGATCGGGGAGAACAGCAGGTTGCGCAAGGTGATCGTGGACAGCCACAACATCATCCCTCCGAACACAGAGATAGGGTTCGACCCGGAGAAGGACGCGGAGCTTTACACATTGGACAGGAACTCCGGCGTAGTCATAGTCGGAATGCCCAAGATGCAGCTTCGAAAAGCCATGGAACAGCCCAAGGGCCCCTTCTACTGGTCCAACCTGAGCTGACGGTAAGAGAGGAGGCGCACGCCTCCTCTCTTTTTTATCCTACTGCTTCCGCTATTTGAATATCGACTCCAGTATCTTCTCCTTGATTATGTCCTCCGGTTTCTTCTCGGGCTCCGGTTCGGGAGCAGGCTCGGGAGCAGGAGCGGGCGTCACCTCGGGCACCGGCTCCGGTTTGACCACGGGCTTGACGATCTGGTCTATGATGACCTGTTCGATTGTCTTCGGTTGCTCCTCCACCGGGACCACAGGCTGCTCCACGGGAGGTTTAAGGGGCTGTTCGCCGCCGGGCGCAGGGGCTATCTTCAGATTCGAGAAGCCCGGCTTCTCCGTCGTGCCCCCGAGGGTGAATGAGACATCCCGGAAGTCGGCCTTCTCCATGCCGCTCTGAAGGCCGCCCAGCACTCCCTTAAGCGCGTCCTGCAGCGACGTCGCTGTGAGGCCGCCTATCGCGCCTCCAGTGAGGGCGTTCAGCACCTGCAGGTTGACGTTGCCCGCGCACTGCAGCGCCAGGGCCTTGTTGGGCCCGACAGGACCCTCCGCAGTCAGGAACTTGTAGAGCGGGTCGTTCTGCGGCGCGGTGGCCTTGGTCCCCTTCTCAAGGATGAAGCGCCCGGTCTCAAGCCTGAATGGAACCGATACGTTCGAGTACCTGACGCCGCTCTTGTACAGCGCGGTCAGTATCTGGACCCCCTTGAAGCCGGTGATCGATCCCTCGCCTATGGTCAAGGCACCCTTGCCCGAGTAGGAGAGCTTCGGGTCCAGCCCGCCGGATATGCTGACAGATCCGCCGGCATGTCCGCCGATCTTTCCCTCCATGCCGCCGGTGAAGTCCTGCGCGACCCCGTTCACGTCCACACCGCTCAGCTCGAGCGAGTGAGAGAACTTCATCGTGCCGATGTCCAGCGCGCCGCCCCCCTTCACAGTCCCGCCGTAGAACGAGACCGAGGCCCCTTTCGACGAGAGGGAGTTGCCGTCAAGCGATATGGGATAGGAGAGGTTCGCCAGCTTAAGCCCCATCACAGTGAGGGCCGGGGACGTGATCGAACCCTGCCCCTTGCCCGCCGCTCCTGCAAATCTGCCATTGAACGAGACGTTGGCCTTGCCGCTGATGCCCAGCTCCTTCGCATCCGGCATGCCTGATACCAGCGACGCCAGGTCGAGGTCGCCGCCGGACAGGTCGATGGTGACGTCCGGGGTGGCCCCCATGGTCACGCTTCCCTTGGCGGACAACATGCCTCCTCCAAACCCCGCCTTTACCTCGTCGATATTCATCTTGTCCGCGTTCCCGGACAGGGCGAACGACAGGTCGGTGGCGGTCATGCCGGCTGCGGAGATCTTCGGAGAGCCCCCCTTGACCGTTATCGACGGGGAGTCGAGCGATCCCTTCACGGCTACGGTTCCGTCGAGCACCCCCGCAAGGGGGACTCCAAGCCCGCCCACCGAGGAGAGGGCCGCCAAGTCAGCCTTCGAGACTGTCACGGCGAGGTCTAGTCCTCCCGGGTCCCCCGCCTTCGCGGGCAGGGCTATCGAACCGGACGCGGAGAGGGACCCCGCTCCGCTCTTCGCGGAGGCGGACTGTATGTTCAGCGAGTTTCCGGCCTTCTTCAGCTTCAACACCAGGTCGGAGAAGCCCATTCCGGCCGCGGCCGCCTGGGAGGCGGATATGTCCAGGTCGAGGTCTGCCCTCTCTAAGGCCTTCAGGTCGCCCGCGAGCATCGTGGAGGCCTTGAGTCCCTTGAGGGTCACGTCCTTGACGCCGAGGCTGGCAGACGAGAGGACCAGGTCAATCCTCGGGGACGTCGCACTGCCCTTGATCACGGCCTTCGCGGTCACAGCGCCCTTTATCCCGTACTGAGCCATATCGGGGTAGAAGGGGGCGAGAGCGCCCGGCTGCAGGTTCTCCATTACCGCCGTGATATCAAGTTTGTCCCCTCCGTCGACCGTCCCCGACGCGCTGATGGAGGCACCGCGCCACTTCGCCGAAGCGCTCGACACCGCGACCCTCTCACCCTTCAGGACGAGGGTCACGGACGGGGACTCCAGGAGCTCCTTCATCACGGAGATCTTCTCGCTCCACGCCTTCACGGACAGGTCCGGCGTCGCGGGAGTTCCCTTTATCGATATGTCCACATGGGTGCCGCCCTGCAGCGCCAGCTCCTTCAACTGAGGGAAGGAGGCCGCGATCTTCGGCAGGTTCAGGTTCCTTATGTTCGCCGTCAGGTCGAGCTTGGGCGCGGTCATATAGTCCGCGACCGTCCCCTGCGCCGTTATTGGCGCGCCCTCGAACTGTGACTTCGCGCTCACGTTCGCGGCGGTAGGAGTCAGCTTGACCTGCGCACGCGACTCGGTCACCGAGTACCCCATCATGCCAAGTGTCGGTGCGCTGAACTCGATCACTCCCGATAAACTGTCCGTCGAGCCCCCGAGCTTGATGGCGAACCTGTCGATACTCCCGGAGACGTCCCCGAGGTCAGGGTAGACCTTCTTGAGCTCGGCCAGCTCAATGCCCGAGCCGGAGAGGACGAGATCCACCACGGGTGTCTTCCCCTCGGCGAAGGCCAGCGACATCTCACCCGCCAGGGGCATTCCCATCACCCTGGCGTCCAGCCCCGCCACGGAGAGCCTGTCCACGCCCAGCGACCACTTCGCGCTCAGGCTGTCCACCGGATAGCCCAGGATGGACTTTCCGGAGTAGTCCAGGTCGCCCGCGAGCAGAGGAGAGTTCCACTCCCCCTCGCCCTTGAAGGAGAGGGACAGGGTACCGTCGAAGCCCTCGGGGGAGAGGGCCGGCCAGAAGGAGGCCAGCTCCGCCAGATCCAGGCCCTTCACAGCTCCCGAGACCCCCAGCGATGGGGCCACCCTCCCGGAAGCGGCCACCGAGCCCTTGCCGAGGTCCAGCGACAACGACCGTATCTCGGCGCCACCACCCTCGAGCAGAGCCGCTACAGACCCCTTCACCGGGATTCCGTTGACCGAGAGGTTCACCTCCGCCTGGATCTCCGGGCCTCTGACCGACAGATCAACCTTGGAGATGTCAGCCCTGCCCCACTTCGACACGACTTTGCTCTCCTCGAAGCGAATGACGTCTATCGGGATCTCGCCGTCGCCGCCGCCCTCGAACTCCAGCTGAGCGACCTGCTCCGCCAGCTCGTCCGCGTCCATCTCCACCCCTCCGACCGAGAGCATGCTCAGCCTGGGCGACTTCGACAGCAGGGACATCAGGTTCAAGGAGACGTCGATGTACCGGGCGCTGAAGAGAGGCGCGCCCGCCTTTGTCAGAGAGACCCCTTTCAACGAGAAGCCCCTGATCGGATTGCCTCCGACCTCCTCCACCGCGAGGTCGGCGTCCATGAGCTCCTTCACGGCCGAGCCCGCCTCCCTCACCACCAGGTCGCCCGCGAAGTTCATCGTCCACAAGCCCCCCGCGGCGACCGCCAGAAGCAGGACCAGCGCGATCAGCACTTTCTTCATTTCTCTCTACCTCCTTTTTTACCCAAGGGCGCTTAATTATGAATCGATTGTGCAAAATCCATTGTTGATTATAGCATTCAAACGCTCCAAGCGTCAGAAGAGCACTCCCTCCGCCACCATGGCCGTTCTGCCCCTCAGGGACGCGGATACACTCTTGCCGTCCCGGTCGAACGAGAGTGTCACTCCGTTTATCCCTCCGGGGTTGGTCACCTCGATGGAGGCGCTGGACACGGGGCCGCCTTCCCGCATGACCCAAGCTATCGCCGACGCGGTGGAGCCGGTGCCGCACGAGTCGGTCAGGTCCTCCACTCCCCTCTCGTAGGTCACGGATTTTATCCTCGCTCCGTCTATTCCCTCGACGAAGCTGACATTTGCGCCCCGGGGGAAGAGGTCGGCGTTGTACCTGAGCTCGCGACCGGCGGAGATCATCTCCTCGCGCGAGAGCTCCGCTCCTTCCAAGAAGAGCACCAGGTGAGGCACTCCCACTGTCATGAACGACGCCCTGAACACCCTGTCCAGGGCCTTCCTCCGGTGGTTGAACCATGAACCGGATAGTGGGATCACGCCCATGTCGAGATCCACGAAGGGGGGATCGACAGATGCCCTCATGACGCCCGCCAGGGTCGAGAAGGTCTGCTCGGCCCCGGCGATCCCCTTATGGAAGGCGTATCTGGCGATGCAGCGAGCGCCGTTGCCGCACATCTCCCCCTCGCTGCCGTCTGCGTTGAACAGGCGCATCCTGTAGTCCGCGCCCTCGTCGCTCTCCACAAGCAGGATTCCGTCCGCGCCGAGCGAGCTGCGTCTCTCGCAGTAACGCCTGGCCATCTCCGCGAGCTCATCCGTCGCGTAAACACCCTCCCTGTCGTCGATCACTATGAAGTCGTTTCCATTGCCGTGCATCTTCATGAAGGGGATCATCCTCATTCGCCTCCTTCCCTTGCTCATCATTCTACACTACACTTATCATCGGCTTTTTGCTATGATCGTTTACATAAGAAGCTCCGCGACAGGGAGGAAGTGGCATGAAAAGAGAGGAGTTTATCCGGTGGATAGAGAAACACGACTGCGTCGTGCCCTTGGACGGGGGCATGGGGACGCTTCTCGCCGACAAGGGGTGGAGCCCCCCGTCGCTCCCCGAGGAGATGAACATGTC harbors:
- a CDS encoding diaminopimelate epimerase, producing the protein MIPFMKMHGNGNDFIVIDDREGVYATDELAEMARRYCERRSSLGADGILLVESDEGADYRMRLFNADGSEGEMCGNGARCIARYAFHKGIAGAEQTFSTLAGVMRASVDPPFVDLDMGVIPLSGSWFNHRRKALDRVFRASFMTVGVPHLVLFLEGAELSREEMISAGRELRYNADLFPRGANVSFVEGIDGARIKSVTYERGVEDLTDSCGTGSTASAIAWVMREGGPVSSASIEVTNPGGINGVTLSFDRDGKSVSASLRGRTAMVAEGVLF
- a CDS encoding glycogen synthase translates to MAKAAAGKRTRVLHISPEAVPFCKVGGLGDVAGSLPRALRKTGIDSRLLIPAWDGVLDSVRDGGKRLRKASLDVCVSIDWRVHRGVVWSASLDGLTVHFLESPLFQGREIYPDDLDQHTVLPFVFLSQAALELGEAARWTPDILHCHDWGTAPLITSLMWHRHYRTRRSEFETVFTIHNLAHQGFLPLHSPRDWGLDEDAFTVDALEFYGMTNLMKGAIAGASAVTTVSPSYAREIQTDEGGAGLGGLLRSHGFKVRGILNGLDGDAWNPARDPLIPANYSMSNMAGKKKCKRALLERCGWKDDGRPVFVSVGRMVDQKGFDIFIPAMGDMMDRGCRLFIVGSGQPEYEGALRSLSESRPDSISAFIGYDEGIAHLAYAGGDFFLMPSKFEPCGLSQLISLLYGTPPVARSVGGLADTVFEHGSPGGNGFLFFDYSTGAFVTAVDKALRLFHDDPRGYRALQRVGMEADYSWDNSAPLYVDMYRSILPGAGDSAD
- the glgC gene encoding glucose-1-phosphate adenylyltransferase gives rise to the protein MQSGKYGRILGMVLAGGKGERLMPLTKYRAKPAVHFAAKYRIVDFALSNLVNSGVFAIYVLVQFKSQSLNEHIERGWQFGGALRGRDYFITLVPAQMWRGEHWFQGTADAVYQNLHLVTLFDADRICIFAADHVYKMDVDQMIEYHIDKQADVTVAANVVPSSEASAFGCIETDDTGRIVGFVEKPEFPPEIPGKPGFSYVSMGNYIFEREILEESLIEDAHQPTSHDFGRDIIPKLVPGARVFAYDFSTNALPGRLSVHWREDKPYWRDVGTIKTYWEAHMELLDFESEMTFYNPQWPVRTVSYADPPSYVCPVEGRACHVQSTLAAEGSRVLAARVESSVLSRNSAVMPGASVEQSIIGEGVVIGENSRLRKVIVDSHNIIPPNTEIGFDPEKDAELYTLDRNSGVVIVGMPKMQLRKAMEQPKGPFYWSNLS